A window of Cucurbita pepo subsp. pepo cultivar mu-cu-16 chromosome LG06, ASM280686v2, whole genome shotgun sequence contains these coding sequences:
- the LOC111797483 gene encoding uncharacterized protein LOC111797483, with amino-acid sequence MLQKKTSKEIRDSMRRKYEGSTRVKRAQLQAVRRDFEILQMQKGETVNDYIGKVISLASKMRMHGDSITDVAVVEKILRSLTPKFDSIVCSIEEANNVEEMQIDELQSSLLVHEKRLNRTSSIVGEAVEKEVEMLQGSRPSQKRL; translated from the coding sequence ATGCTTCAGAAGAAGACATCCAAGGAAATTAGAGATTCTATGAGGAGGAAGTATGAAGGCTCAACGAGAGTAAAGCGTGCTCAACTTCAAGCAGTTAGAAGAGACTTTGAAATTCTCCAAATGCAAAAGGGAGAAACAGTGAATGATTATATTGGCAAGGTTATAAGTCTTGCAAGTAAAATGAGGATGCATGGCGATTCAATCACGGATGTTGCGGTCGTAGAAAAGATTTTGCGATCACTAACTCCAAAGTTCGATTCCATTGTATGTTCTATCGAAGAAGCAAACAATGTCGAAGAGATGCAAATAGATGAACTCCAAAGCTCCCTGTTAGTACATGAGAAGAGGCTCAATCGTACAAGTTCAATCGTGGGAGAGGCAGTCGAGAAAGAAGTGGAGATGTTGCAGGGCAGCAGACCTAGTCAGAAACGATTATGA